The DNA segment TGATTCTCTCCTGTTCTTTAATAACATATTCTTATTTTAACAAAAGAACGAAAAAAAAGGAATGAAATATTACTTTGAGCGAAAAAACAGTGTTTTTATAGGACTAAAGACATATTTGTTAAAAATAACAAAGTTTAAATAACGAACATTATTAAATTAAAACAGTGTATTGTTCGTGTAAATCAAACAACGAAAAATTTTTTAAGTTTGTGAAATCACAAACTAATGAAAACCTTTAATTAAAACGCTGAAATAGGTGTGATAATGCGAGAATTGCAATATTATATAACAGTTTGTATCTGTTTCATCTTTTTTTAATACAGAAGTGGAAAGCGAATGATTTAAGTAATAATGCCATTGTAAGCGATAAAACAATTAGAGATTAACTTATTGACTTCATAATCTGGGTAGTGTAAATTAAGAGAGAAGATTAGTGTATTAATGAAATTCTTGTTTTTTAGTAAAACAGAATTAACTTTTATTAAAAAGGAAAGTTCCTACATTTTTATGAAACATTGTGAAAGAATGAAAGTTTTTTCACAATCTCTCTTAAAACCCATGTTTTCAATAAGGATTTTGTGGTAATAACTGGAGAGGCTGTGCAATAAGTTGATGGGAATTTAGAAAAAAGCTTCCGGAATTCGCTTCTTTCTATAGAATAACTTTTCTTTTTACTACGCTATTATAATTAATACACAATCAGGATGGCAGTTTTAGATGAATCATTTTAGGATGGTAAATGACCGGACGAGCGTTACATGAAACGCGTACCTGACTAATGAAGAATTTAAACTGTACAATGTGAATGACGAAAGGGTGGATACGAAATGGCTTCTAAAACAAAGAAGGCTATTATCGACGTAAAGAAACAATTTGAGGCTGTTCATAAACAATTTGAATTGGTTCAAATTTTGAATGAAAAAGGAGAAATCGTAAATCCAGATTTAATGCCAGATTTAACTGATGACGAGTTAGTAGAATTAATGACTCGCATGGTTTGGACTCGTGTACTTGACCAACGTTCTATTTCACTTAACCGTCAAGGACGTCTAGGTTTCTATGCTCCAACTGCTGGACAAGAAGCTTCCCAACTTGCAAGTCACTATGCACTTGAAAAACATGACTATATTCTTCCAGGTTACCGTGATGTACCACAACTTATCTGGCACGGACTTCCACTTACAAAAGCGTTCTTGTTCTCTCGTGGACACTTTGTAGGTAACCAATTCCCTGAAGATTTAAATGTATTATCACCACAAATCATCATCGGTGCACAAATCGTGCAAGCTGCCGGTGTTGCTCTAGGTCTTAAAAAACGTAAAAAAGATGCTGTTGTAATCACTTATACTGGTGATGGCGGTTCTTCCCAAGGTGATTTCTATGAAGGAATGAACTTTGCGGGTGCTTATCATGCTCCAGCAATCTTCGTAGTACAAAATAATAAATTCGCGATTTCTACACCTCGTGAAAAACAA comes from the Listeria welshimeri serovar 6b str. SLCC5334 genome and includes:
- the pdhA gene encoding pyruvate dehydrogenase (acetyl-transferring) E1 component subunit alpha yields the protein MASKTKKAIIDVKKQFEAVHKQFELVQILNEKGEIVNPDLMPDLTDDELVELMTRMVWTRVLDQRSISLNRQGRLGFYAPTAGQEASQLASHYALEKHDYILPGYRDVPQLIWHGLPLTKAFLFSRGHFVGNQFPEDLNVLSPQIIIGAQIVQAAGVALGLKKRKKDAVVITYTGDGGSSQGDFYEGMNFAGAYHAPAIFVVQNNKFAISTPREKQSAAETLAQKAVAAGIPGVQVDGMDPLAVYAVTKFARERAVAGEGPTLIETMTYRYGPHTLSGDDPTRYRTKELDGEWELKDPIVRFRTFLEGKGLWNEEKENAVIDQAKEEIKVAIKEADATPKQTVTDLLKNMYETPTAPIKEQLAIYEAKESK